A stretch of DNA from Deltaproteobacteria bacterium:
TGTTGACGCGATTAAAATTTTTCGCCAGCGCGACGACCTGACGGCGGAGGTCAAGCAGAAAATTTTGAGCGACAACTCCCGCGCGCTTTACGCTTTGTGATCACGATCCGACGGTGAAATTGAAAACGATGCGCCACATCGTTTTTTGCCTGTTACTCCTGATCTGCTTCGCTGCGCCGGACAATTGCACCGCACAACCGGCAGCTAAGAAAGTCCGCCTCGGCATCCAGTCAAGCAACATCGGCTTTCTGCCCTTTCACCTCGCCTATCATAAGGGCTTTTTCCGTGAGCAGGGCATCGATCTCGAAACCATTTTCATGGCGACCCAGGCGGTCAACGCGGCGTTCGTGCGCGGCGACATCGATTACAGCGCCGCTATTAACGGCGTGATTCAGGGCGTCCTGCGCGGCAACCCGGCGAAGATTCTCGCCTGCGCCATCGATCGGCCGTTGATCTCGCTGATCGCCCGCAAAGACATCCGCGGCCCGCAAGATCTCAAGGGTAAAAAAATCGGCGGCAGCACACCCGGCGGCACCGCGAGCTTGATGGCCGACACGGCGCTCAAGCATCTCGGCTTTCAAGCCGGACGCGACGTGACCGTCGTGCCGCTGCGCGACAACCGCCTCGCCGCGCTGGAATCCGGCGTCGTCGACGCCGCCTTGCTCGGCGTGCCGGACAATATTATCGCCGTCGACCGCGGTTATAACGAGCTGTTGTTCGTCGGCGACATCGTTAATTTTCCCCAGAACGCCATCGGCGCTTCGGCCAAGAAGATTCAAGAAAACCCCGACGAAGTTTACGCCATGGTGCGGGGCGCCCTGCGCGCGCTGATTTTCGTGTTGGAACCGCGTAACCGCGACGAAGTGATCAACATTATCGTCAAGCAATGGAAGCTCGCCGACAAACGCGTCGCCACGGAAATGCTGCGCCAATTCAATCGCGGCATGGCCCGCGACCTGATGGCCAAACCCGAAGGCATGCAGCTGATGATCGACTTAGTCAGAGAAGATTCCAAAGTCAGCCAACCGTTTACGATTCCCCAAGTCGTCGATTACAGTTTTCTCGAAAAAGCCCGCCGCGATCTGGGCGCGAGCCGGTGACGCGGTCAAAGAGAAATCCCAATTCACCGCGAAGTCACGAAGGGCACGGCAAAAAGGGCAAGGCACGCCTTGCCCCTACAAGTCCTAAATCCTTTTTGCGTTCTTTGCGTTCTTTGCGGTTAATACTCCGATGCCCGTTCTTCTCCTCTGTGATCTCTGTGGCCTCTGTGGGGAAATCTCGTCGCAGCTTTGCCGCTCCTAGCGGATTATGTTACAGCCATAACCACTGACAGGAGCGAGCCGTGCACTTTTATATCAATATTCTCACGACCTATTTCCCCGACATAGATCCGCCCTACGATGTTTACTACCAACAGATTCTCGAACAGATCGAACTCGCCGAAGAGCTCGGCTGGGAATGTTTCATGTTCAACGAACATCACTTTCTCGGCTACGGCGGCCTGGTGGCTAATCCCGCGGTGCTTTTGGCGACCGCGGCGGCGCGCACGAAAACAATTCGTTTAGGCCCATGCATCGCGATCCTGCCGCTGCGCCATCCGCTCAATACCGCCGAAGACTACGCCATGGTCGATGCGATTTCCGGCGGCCGCTTGGATTTCGGCGTCGGCTCGGGGAATACTGAAATGGATTACCGTGTCTTTGGCGTCAGCCGCGACAACGACCGCGAGCGCGCGGCGGAAGCGCTGGAAGTGATTTTAAAAGTTTGGTCCAACCAACGCGCCAGTCATCAAGGCAAGTTTTGGCAATTCGAAGAACTGTCGCTCTTTCCGCGTCCCGTGCAACAACCCCACCCACCGATCTGGGTCGCCGGCACTTCGGCGGCGGGTTTAGGTTGGGCCGGTCATCAGGGTTATCACATCATGACCGTCGGCCATCCCCATCCGCCGGAAAGAGTCGCTCCGGGAGTCGCAGCGTGGAAACAAGGACTGATCGAAGCCGGCATCGATCCCAAAGAACGCCATTGCCAGTTTCACGTGCGCACCCATGTCAACGAAAGCGCGGCGCGCGCCAGGGAGATCGGCATGGCAGCGGTCGCCCGCTATGACGAAATCTCGCGCATCGGCCGCCGTTCATTGACCGCCGCGCCGGCGCAATACGATTGGGAAATGATGCTGGCGACTGGAAGAAATAACTACGGCACACCGGAGCAAGTCATTGAGGGCGTACATAACGCCGCCAAGCACTACTATTTCGATACGCTGACAACGACTTTCAATTACGGCGGCATCCCGCATAGCGAGATTTTAAAATCCATGTGCCTGTTCGCAAAAGAAGTGATGCCGGCGCTGCGTTAAAGGCGAGCGCAACGCGAGAATTATTTTTCCAGGTTCGCAGCTTCGCTAGGCGCGACGACTTCGAGTTTCACCTGGGCCATGCCGGAACCAAAAAAGCCTAGCTCCCGCGCCGCTTTCGGCGTGACATCGATGACGCGGCTTTTTTGCACTGGACCGCGGTCGTTGACGCGCACGATCACGCTGCGTTGGTTGCGTAGATTGATCACCCGCACCAAGGTGCCGAAGGGCAGCGTGCGGTGCGCCGCGGTGAGCGCATTTTGATTGAAAGTTTCGCCGTTGGCCGTGCGCCGGCCGTGAAAGGCCGAATGATAGTAGCTCGCCAAACCAGCGGCCGCCGGCTTCACGGGCGCAAGCGGCACACTCGGCTCGTCGACCGGCGGTAGCGTCGGTTCCTCGTCGCTCACTTCTTGCGCATGAACGACTTGAGAAACTACCAGTGTCACAGTCAGCAGTAAGAAAATGACCCTTTGGATGAACCCCATTGGGCCATTCTAGTCCATCGCTAAAGCGCTCGGCTAGAGCTACAGCGTAAAAAATCGCTCAACGAACGGATTTTCGCGAGCATGCTTGACGCGGCGAATACATGGGCTATGCTGCGCGGCAATACGCTAAGAATCGCCTAAAGAAATTAACCCGATAGGAGTAACCATGAACGTTCGCATCTATTCGCCGCGCAGGCGCGCAGTCCTTACCACCGCCGCGCTGATTCTAGCTCTAGTCAGCGTCATTATTTCAACCGCCAGCGCCCGCGCCGCCAGCGCGCTGGCCAAGAGCGAATCGCTCGCCGAGATTTATGAAAGAGCCAAGAAGGAAGGCCAGCTGACGATCTACGCGGCGCTGTCGGCCAATTCCATCGACGTCATTTTCGCCGCCTTCAGAAAAAGATTTCCCGGCGTCACCATCGACCACATCGATCTCACCGGCGACAAACTGATCGCGCGCATCGTCACCGAAGCGCGCGGCGGCCGCGTGCTCGCCGACGTGTTCGGCTCGGCGTTGCCTTACACCATGCAGATCACGGAGCAGAAAATGCTCGAGCCTTTGGCGATCCCCGAGATGGCCGCCTATCCGGCGTCGTTGAAGAGCGATTTCTGGTTCGCCACCGACACGCAATTTTTTATCACCGGCTGGAATACCAATTTAGTCAAGAAAGGCGACGAGCCGAAGAATTTCGAAGACCTCGCCAATCCCAAGTGGAAAGATAAACTGATGGGCGAGTCGCGCGACTTCCAGCTGCTCGTCGGCCTCGCCAAGGGCAAATATAAAAATGACGACAAGGCGCTCGACTTGATCAAGCGCATCGCTTTGAACCAACCGGAGTTCCATCGCGGCCATTCGCAGTTGGCGGAATTTTTAGTCGCCGGCCAGAGCGCGGTGTGCTTCACCTGCTACGCGCACCACTTTCCGCCGCGGGTGAAAAAAGGCGCGCCCGTGCAAGCGTTGCTGAGCGAAGGCGTCGGTGAGATCGGCGGCAGCGTCGGCATCTTGAAAGGCGCGCCCCATCCTGCGGCGGCGCTGCTTTGGGCCCGCTGGGTGGCCAGCGAAGAAGGTCAGCGCGTCTATGCGCAAGCCGGCGAGACGCCCGCCCATCCCAAGGTCGAACCGGTCGAAAAAATACGCCCGGCGAGCGCCTACATGCTTTCCCAAGACGACGTCAAAGAATTTCCCAGGTACGAAAAACTTTGGAAAGAAGTATTTCAAATCCGCTAGTCCACTCTGCGGCAGCGCCGGTTGCTACATCGGCAATGCGGCGCTGCCCATGAAATTTTTCCTTCGGTATCTTTTTCCACTCCGCCACCAGCGTGAGCGCGTCGGGTAAATTACGGCTCGACGCGTTAGTGATAGTATTGGCGGCTCTCTGACAGCCGCAGGAAATAAACGAAACCCGATTTGCGTTGACGGCGATGCACCGATCACTTAGAATTTATTCAAGACCGCGGTTAATATAGGAGTATTGGTATGATGAAGTTACTTACGCCCCCTCTATCGGCTCGGCACAAAGGCATTGTCGGCCTGTTCGCGTTGGTGTGCGCCAATTTCTTGGCATACTGCGAACTGGTTTTGAGCGACGGGCTCAACTTTTCCTATCTCTATTTGCTACCGGTTTTTCTCGCCAGCTGGTTCGCTTCCCGTGCCATGGGCATCACCGTGGGAATTTGGGCCTCGGCGGTTTGGTTCGCCGGCGAAATGATCCTCGCGCGAAACTACGCCAACGCTTCGACTCCCATGTGGAATTTGCTGACCCGAGCCGGCGCCTTCGTCGCCTCAGCCGCGATCCTGGCGCAACTCCGCGCCAAATTCGAAGAAATGTCGAAACTGGCGGCGCGCGATTTTCTTACCGGACTACCCAACGGCAACGCATTTTACGAATTGGCGGCCAGCGAAATGAACCAGGCATCGAGCACTGAACCGCTGACCTTGGCCACGATCTTGGTCACTGGCGTGCAGATGGTCAACTATCGCTTCGGCTATTCGGCCGGCGATCGAGTGCTGTGCACCATCGCCAAGACGATCCAACAGCAAGCGCCACGGCCCGATCTAGTCGGCCGCATGGGCGGCACTTCGTTCTCAGTACTGTTACCCAACACGACCTCGGAAAATGCCCATGCGATTCTCCAGAAGATACACGAAGCGCTCGACGTCCAACGCCATCAATTTGCCGGTCCCGTAACTTTCTGCTTCAGCGCCATCGCGTGTGCCGAGTCAACCAAGACGCTCGCCGAGCTGCTCTACCAAGCCGACAACCAGATGGAGAGCATAAAAGTCGCCGGCAAGGACCACATTCAAATATCCCCGGTTGAAGATATGCCGGCGTTGAACTAAACGGAGCGAAGTGAAGAATGCGCCCGACAAATTTCGAACTTTTATTGCGAATTGTCCGGCAAATGTTCCCGTCTTCAATTGACGGGGATAAAGTAATCTTTGCGGTTCGGCGTCGGCGTCGAATATTTCCAAAATTTCATTTATAGAGCGCGTTGATAAAACCGCTCTTGTCCAACTCCTGCAAAATGCTGTCATCGTAAAAGCGCTTGGGGTCTTGGCCCTTGGCTCGAGGATTCACTTGTCCTAGTTCATCGAGCACGGCGCGAAACGCCTCCGGGGTTGGATACGGCACCCGCTTCAAATATTTGGTCGAAGCAACTTCGTAGGTTTCCGAGAGCATTTCTTTATCGGTGCTGCGAAAGTATTTGCCCATCACTTCCAGCGCAAAAGGCTTGTCCCGTTTGACCCGCGCGATCGCTTCGACCACCGCCTTGACGTAATTCACCGCCACCTCTTTGCGCTGGGTCACGAAACTGCGGCGCGCGGTGATTCCTGACGCCGCATAGGGCATGCCCAACGACGCAATGTCGAGCATCTCGCGAAACCCTTCGCGCCGCGCTTGCACCAGCGTCGGATAGGAAAGTATCGCCGCTTGAATCCTTCCGCTGCGTAGCGCGCCCACCGCCGATGCCACCGCGCCGACTTGGATCAAACTCACGTCCTTGACCGGTTCCATGCCATAGTGCTGGATGACGATCCGCGCCGCGGTATCGATCGACGTGCCGAAGCGGCTGATGCCGATCGCCTTGCCGCGCAAGTCTTCCGGTTTTTGAATCGTCGAATTGACCACCAAGCTGGTGAGCAAACGATCGTGAGTGATGCCCAATGAGATCACGTCCGAGCCTCCGATGTTGGCGCTCGCCGTCGTGCTGCCGGCGATGGCGATGAATTCGATTTCGCCGGCGATGGTCGCCGCCATGCCTTCGTTACCGCTGGGAAACGCCACTTGATCGATGTCGAGGCCGTATTTTTTGAAATAGCCGCCTTCCTTCGCCACCCAAAACGGCGTCATGTTGCCGGAAAGCGACGCATAGCCCGATCGCAGCCGCCGTTCTTGGGCGGACAATGAAGTCGCAAGCAAAAGAAAAAGTAGCGCGATAACGCTAGTCGACTTGCGGATTGATCGACGGCAAGAAAACCATTTCATAACGTCCTCCAAGCGAAAAACTGGGTAGTCGCAATTAGCTTACCGAGTTTTACGCTAAAGCAGGCCGGAGAGACAACTGCCGCAGCCTGAATGACAGCTAGGAATTGCCGCGCAATTGTTTAGTGAGCCAATCGACGATGGCGGCGACGCCGGTACCGTCCTTGAGATTGGAAAATAAGAAGGGTCGCGCGCCGCGCATTTTTTTGGCGTCGCGCTCCATCACGGTGAGATCGGCGCCGACGTAGGGGGCGAGATCGATTTTGTTGATCACCAATAAATCCGACTTGGTAATTCCCGGACCGCCTTTGCGTGGGATCTTGTCGCCGGCGCCGACATCGATGACGTAGATCATCAGATCGGCTAGCTCCGGACTGAAGCTCGCGGCGAGATTGTCGCCGCCCGATTCGATAAATATCAACTCAAGGCCGGCGAAGCGGCGATTGAGCCGCGCCACCGCTTCGAGATTGATCGAAGCATCCTCACGGATCGCCGTGTGCGGACAGCCGCCGGTCTCGACACCGATGATGCGTTCCGGCGCCAACGCTTGATTGCGCACCAGAAACTGCGCGTCTTCCTCAGTGTAAATATCGTTGGTCACCACGGCGAGATTATATTTCTCGCGTAGCGCGCGGCAAAACGTTAGCGTGAGAGCAGTTTTGCCGGAGCCAACCGGCCCACCGATTCCCACACATAAAGGCTGCGCGTCACTCATGTACCACCGACAGCTAGGAACGAAATAAGCGAGAATATTGAGTTTCATGCTGGCTCGACAACAGCGCCAGCCCCGGTACGAAGCTACCGAGATCGTCGTCATCTAACAAAGCAATGCGATCGGCAATCGCGTCGAGCCGAGCGCCGACCGCGAGCAGCATCCGTTGGCCGTCGGTCTGGCCGAGCGGCACAGCTTTCACCGCGGCCATTACTTGGTTTTCCAACCACGACCAGAGATAGGCCACCAACGCCGATTGCGATGAAATCTGCCACTGCGCCACCGCGCAACCAAACGCGGTCGGATAGGCAATTTCTTCCAAGCGTGCCAGCTGCGCCCGCGTGTCGTCACTCATGCCAGTTAATTCAGTCAGCAATTTTCTCAAGGAAAAACCCATCTGCAAAGTCTCCGCCCTGAGCTCGGAAGTTTCCCGGCTGGCGAGAAACAGCGCGTTCCATTTCTCCACCGCTGAGTAATTCGGTACTTCCCACGCGGCGATCGAGCGCAACAGCACCGGGGCTTCCATGGGCGCGATGGAATATTCGAGCATGTCACCAATCCACCTTGCCGCGGTCGATGCATCGCGAATTATTTTTATCTCAACCGCCGCTTCCAAACCCTGCGAATAGCTATAAGCCCCCACCGGCAACGCCGGGCTGGCGAGCTGCAACAAGCGCACGAGACTAATGTCTTTATCAACTTTCATCCGTCGGAACGCTCCGACGTGCCGAATTCATGAATCCGTCCTGAGTGATTTTCGCTCGGTTCATCATGAAAATGAGCACTGCCATAAGCACCCGACTCGGGCTCGAAGGGCGCATCGATGTTCGTCAGCGTGGCGCCGAGACCACGCAGCATATTTTCTAACACATGATTTTCGCCGAGACGGAGGAATCCGTCGCCCACCTGCACCGGCACGTGACGATTGCCAAGGTGATAGGCCACCCGCGTGAGGTCGCAAACCGTTTTACATTCGACATGAACAACACGCTCAACCATCGCAATAACTTCAATGACGCGGCCGTCCGCAGCCAACAGTCTATCGCCGCCGCGCAAGTTCGCGCCGCGCCCGAGCTTCACTGCCACTTCTTCGCCGGACACCAGCGCGGCAAAGAGCCAGCGCTTCTGGCGCAAATCGAAAGGCAAGCGCAGTTGACCCTGCACTTCGCCTTGCGCACCTGAAGGTAATTTCGCGGTGATCTCAATCATCAGAATAAAAAGTAGCGCTGCGCCAATGGCAACACTTGGGCCGGCGCGCAGATCAGCAGCTCACCATCGGCGCGCACTTGATAGGTCTCGGGATCGACGTCGATCTTGGGCTGATAGTTGTTGTGCACCATGTCTTTCTTTCTCAGCTTGCGGGTATTTTTCACCGCCTCCAACGGCCGCGACAGCTTTAATTTTTGCAGCGCGCCATTTCTCAAGCTCGCTTTTGAGACGAAGGTCACCGAAGTATTTAACGCCTTGCCGAAGGCGCCGAACATCGGCCGGTAATGCACCGGTTGCGGCGTCGGGATCGAGGCGTTGGCATCGCCCATGGCCGCCGCTGCAATCATACCGCCTTTGATGATCAGCTCGGGCTTGGCGCCGAAGAACGCCGGCTTCCACAAAACCAGATCGGCGAGCTTGCCCTCTTCCACCGAGCCGACGAGATGCGCGATGCCATGGGTCAGGGCCGGATTGATCGTGTACTTGGCGATGTAACGCTTGACCCGATTGTTGTCATGCTGCACCGGATCGCCGCGCAGCGCGCCGCGCTGGTTTTTCATTTTGTGCGCCGTCTGCCAGGTGCGAATGATCACTTCGCCGACGCGCCCCATCGCTTGCGAATCGGAGGACATCATCGAGAAGGCGCCGAGGTCGTGCAGAATATCTTCCGCCGCGATGGTTTCTTTGCGAATGCGCGACTCGGCGAACGCCACGTCCTCGGCGATGCTCGGATCGAGATGATGGCAGACCATGAGCATGTCGAGATGTTCGGCGATGGTGTTGACCGTGTAGGGCCGGGTCGGATTGGTTGACGACGGCAAGACATTAGGCTCGCCACAGACTTTTATGATATCCGGCGCGTGGCCGCCGCCCGCGCCTTCAGTATGAAAGGTATGAATCGTCCGGCCTTTAAACGCCTGCACCGTCGCTTCGACGAAACCGGATTCGTTCAACGTGTCGGTGTGAATCGCCACCTGCACATCCATCTTGTCGGCGACCGACAAACAATTGTCGATGGCCGCCGGCGTCGTGCCCCAATCCTCGTGCAGTTTTAATCCGATGGCGCCGGCGTTGACCTGCTCGACCAGCGGCGCAGGCAAACTCGCGTTGCCTTTACCGAAAAAACCGAGATTCATCGGAAACGCTTCCGCCGCCGCGAGCATGGAGTGAATATGCCATGGCCCCGGCGTACACGTCGTCGCGAAAGTCCCGGTCGCCGGACCGGTGCCGCCGCCAAGCATGGTCGTCACGCCCGACATCAACGCTTCGTCGATCTGCTGCGGGCAGATGAAATGAATATGCGAATCGATGCCGCCGGCGGTGACAATCTTGCCTTCGCCGGCGATCGCTTCGGTGGCCGCGCCGATGGGAATCGTCACGCCCGGCTGAATATCTGGGTTGCCGGCCTTGCCGATCTTCCAGATGCGGCCGTTCTTGATGCCGATGTCGGCTTTGACAATTCCCCAGTGATCGATGATCAAGGCGTTGGTGATCACCGTATCCGCGACTTTGGCCGCGCCGAGTTGGCTTTGCCCCATGCCGTCGCGAATCACTTTGCCGCCGCCGAACTTCACCTCTTCGCCGTAGACGGTGAAATCTTTTTCTACTTCGACCCACAAATCGGTATCGGCGAGCCGTACGCGATCGCCCACCGTCGGCCCGAACATCTCCGCGTAGGCATGGCGGGCTATTTTCATTTCAGCGCTCCCATCACTTTGCCGTTGAAGCCGTAAATTTTTCGTCCGCCGGCCATCGCCACCAACTCCACCGTCCGTGTCTGCCCCGGCTCAAAGCGTAACGCCGTGCCGGCGGCGATGTTCAAACGAAAACCCAGAGTTTTCTTTCTCTCGAACTTGAGCGCTTCGTTGGTTTCAAAAAAATGATAGTGCGAACCGACTTGAATCGGCCGATCGCCGCTGTTGGTGACTTCGAGCATCAAAGTCTGGCGCCCTTTGTTGAGCTCGATGTCGCCGTCGACAATTTTCATTTCACCAGGAATCATCTCACTCTCCTCTACACTCGAATCCTCTAATACCCTCTCCCTCTGGGAGAGGGCAAGGGTGAGGGCTCTGCACGAATGGGCCCTCACCTCGATCCTGTCCCAGAGGGAGAGGAGGTAAGAATGACTAAACAATCGGCTGATGCACCGTCACCAACTTCGTGCCATCGGGAAAAGTCGCTTCGACTTGAATCTCCGGAATCATCTCCGCGACGCCTTCCATCACGTCGTCGCGGCTTAATAACGTCGCGCCCCAGCCCATTAAATCAGAAACGCTGCGGCCATCGCGCGCCCCTTCCATGATCGCCGCGCTGATAAACGCCACCGCTTCGGGATAGTTGAGCTTCACGCCGCGGGCTTTGCGCCGCTCGGCGAGGAGCGCGGCGGTAAATATTAGCAGTTTATCTTTTTCTCTCGGGGTTAGTTCCATGGGGATCTCCGATTAAGTCCGCCAAATGCGCGGATCGATGGCTTCGCGGCCGACAACTACGAGACGCAAAATATGCCACAACTGAATGAAATAATTTTTCGCCGCCTCGCTCGATGCTCCCAAATATCGCCCAACTATTAAACCCGGCAACAACGTCGCCGCGCCTGCGCCATTTATCGGCCGTAATGCGCGACAAGCGTTTAGCGCGGTAGAATCCAATTTAGCTGAGGCGACAAGCAAAGTACCAACAACCGTGCGATCCGCCATGACCACCGCCGAACGCAACGCCGCACCGCCGCCTTCAAGCCGGCCATTTTCAAACCATAGCGGCCGGCCGTCCCGTTCGATCAACGTGCGTGCGCGCAAATTGCCGCGAGAAAATTTTTCTCCCGACCCGCTGCGTCCCAAACAGCAGATTTCCCAACCGATAAAACTGCTGTCGCCGGCTAGCCTCACCGCCGTGCGCATCTCGGCATGAGCCTGGTTAAAAATAATATTTTCCTGCGGCAACCATTCGAGGCAGGCGCCAGGGCTGATGTCGAATTGCAGGGATTGGCGCGCCAGCTCGCCAGCCGAACGGTACCATTTACCGGCACCCGGGGTGGTTAACAACGCATGAGCTGTTACGTCCAGCCGCGCGCTCAAGCGCAGATCATCGCCGCCGGCAATGCCACCCGGCGGATGAACAACGATCGAATGACAAACCCCATCGCCTTCCGGATAGAGCGATTTTTGGACTACCAGTGGACCGTCGTGACGGCGCGCCGCCAATACCGTGCGCGCACCACGCCGCTGGTAGTCGAGGGCCAATTCGGCGCGCCAACCGATTTCGTTTTCGTAAACTGCCAACATGGACGGATCATACCGCAAGTCGGCCGCGCACGTCATCCTTATCCATGTCGACGCCCAAGCCGCGCTGCACGATCACGCCGCGCTGCATGACGAAATATTGATCGGCCAGCGAGCGCGCGAAGTCATAATACTGTTCGACCAGTAGGATCGCCATATCGCCGCGCTTTGCCAAGCTTTGAATCACCCGCTCGATATCCTTGATGATCGAAGGCTGAATCCCTTCGGTGGGCTCGTCGAGAATCAGTAATTTTGGTTTGGTCAGCAGCGCCCGGCCGATGGCCAGTTGCTGCTGCTGGCCGCCGGAAAGATCGCCGCCGCGCCGCTGCCGCATGGTATGCAGCACCGGAAACATTTCGTAAATCTCCGGCGCGATTTTCTGAATTTTCTGTCCGGCCAGCCCGGTGAGCAAGTTTTCCTCCACCGTTAGGCGCGGAAAAATGTCTCGCCCCTGGGGCACGTAGGCCATGCCGCGCCGGGCTCGTACATAAGGCGCCGCCCACGTCACATCTTGGCCGGCGAACTCAATCTTGCCGGAACGAACCCCTTCCAAACCCATCAACGTTTTCAACAGCGTGCTTTTGCCCACGCCATTGCGCCCAAGCACCGCCGTGCAACTTCCCGCGGCGATTTCAAAAGAGATGTCGTTCAGCGTGTGGCTGCCGCCATAGTAATGATTTAAATTTTCCACCCGCAGCATGGTCAGCGTCCCAGATAAACTTCGATCACCCGCTCGTCGTTCTGCACCGTTTCCATGGAACCCTCGGCGAGCACGCTGCCTTCGTGCAGTACGGTCACCTTGCGCTTGAGCGAGGCGACAAAGTCCATGTCATGCTCGACGACGATCAGCGAATGCTCCCCTTCCAGCGATAAAAATAATTCCGCCGTGCGCTCGGTTTCTTCATCGCTCATGCCGGCGGCGGGTTCGTCGAGCAAGAGAATTTTCGGCGCCTGCATCAGCAGCATGCCGATTTCCAGCCACTGCTTTTGACCGTGCGACAAAAGCCCGGCGGGTTCGTCCATCCGGTCCGAAAGATTAATTCGTTTGAGCATTTCATGAATGCGGTCTTGCTGCTCCGAGCTACGCCGGTGCCACAGCGTGCTCCACACGCCCTTCGGCCCGTCCATGGCGAGATCGAGATTTTCAAATACGCTGTGATTCTCGAACACCGATGGTTTTTGAAATTTTCTGCCGATGCCGAGGCGAGCGATTTCATATTCGGTGCGCTGGGTGAGATCGATGGTCTGGCCGAGAAAAATGCTGCCGCTGTCGATGGCGGTTTTGCCGGTGATGACATCCATCATGGTGGTTTTGCCGGCGCCGTTGGGACCGATGACGCAACGTAGCTCGCCGGCGTCGATGGCGAGGGACAGCTCGTTGAGGGCGCGGAAGCCGTCGAAGCTCACCGTCACGCTGTCGAGGTAGAGGACCACGCCATGGGAAACATCGATCCGATCGGCAGCGACCAGATGACTCATGCCGCTGGCCACCGCGCCGCCGTCAAGCGCGGAATTGACAACTTCCGTGCTCATCGCGCCGAACTCCTGCGCCAGCCCATCACGCCTTGCGGGAGAAACAGCGTCACGACAACAAACAGCGCGCCGAGAAAATAAAGCCAGAGTTCCGGCCAAGCGACGGTAAAATAACTCTTGGCGCCGTTGACGACGGCGGCGCCGACCAACGCGCCGACCAGCGTGCCGCGCCCGCCCACTGCCACCCAGATAGCGATTTCGATGGAATTCGCCGGCGACATTTCGCTCGGATTGATGATGCCCACTTGGAGCACGTAGAGCGCGCCGGCGATGCCGCACAACACCGCCGATAAAGTCCAGACGAACAACTTGTAATCCCGCGTGTTGTAGCCGGAAAACATCGTGCGTGATTCGGCGTCGCGAATCGCCGTCAGCACCCGGCCGAATTTCGACGTGACGATGTAGCGGCACAGCAGCAAGCTTATTATTAGCAAAATCCCGGTGATCATGAATACGCTCACCCGCGTGACTGGACGGGCCAGGGAGAAACCGAGAATCCGTTTGAAATCGGTAAAGCCGTTGTTGCCGCCGAAGCCGGTGTCGTTGCGAAAGAACAGCAACATGAACGCGAAGGTCAGCGCTTGAGTGATAATCGAAAAGTAAACGCCTTTAATGCGCGAGCGAAACGCGAACCAACCGAAGATAAACGCCATCAACGCCGGCACCAGAATAATTTTTACTAGCGCCAGCCAAAAATATTCACTGCCGGCCCAATACCAGGGGAATTCCTTCCAGTCGAGGAACACCATATAATCAGGTAAAAAACTGCGGTACTGCCCTTCGTTGCCGATCTCGCG
This window harbors:
- a CDS encoding transporter substrate-binding domain-containing protein, giving the protein MKWFSCRRSIRKSTSVIALLFLLLATSLSAQERRLRSGYASLSGNMTPFWVAKEGGYFKKYGLDIDQVAFPSGNEGMAATIAGEIEFIAIAGSTTASANIGGSDVISLGITHDRLLTSLVVNSTIQKPEDLRGKAIGISRFGTSIDTAARIVIQHYGMEPVKDVSLIQVGAVASAVGALRSGRIQAAILSYPTLVQARREGFREMLDIASLGMPYAASGITARRSFVTQRKEVAVNYVKAVVEAIARVKRDKPFALEVMGKYFRSTDKEMLSETYEVASTKYLKRVPYPTPEAFRAVLDELGQVNPRAKGQDPKRFYDDSILQELDKSGFINALYK
- a CDS encoding septal ring lytic transglycosylase RlpA family protein, with the protein product MGFIQRVIFLLLTVTLVVSQVVHAQEVSDEEPTLPPVDEPSVPLAPVKPAAAGLASYYHSAFHGRRTANGETFNQNALTAAHRTLPFGTLVRVINLRNQRSVIVRVNDRGPVQKSRVIDVTPKAARELGFFGSGMAQVKLEVVAPSEAANLEK
- a CDS encoding LLM class flavin-dependent oxidoreductase; the protein is MHFYINILTTYFPDIDPPYDVYYQQILEQIELAEELGWECFMFNEHHFLGYGGLVANPAVLLATAAARTKTIRLGPCIAILPLRHPLNTAEDYAMVDAISGGRLDFGVGSGNTEMDYRVFGVSRDNDRERAAEALEVILKVWSNQRASHQGKFWQFEELSLFPRPVQQPHPPIWVAGTSAAGLGWAGHQGYHIMTVGHPHPPERVAPGVAAWKQGLIEAGIDPKERHCQFHVRTHVNESAARAREIGMAAVARYDEISRIGRRSLTAAPAQYDWEMMLATGRNNYGTPEQVIEGVHNAAKHYYFDTLTTTFNYGGIPHSEILKSMCLFAKEVMPALR
- a CDS encoding ABC transporter substrate-binding protein — translated: MKLKTMRHIVFCLLLLICFAAPDNCTAQPAAKKVRLGIQSSNIGFLPFHLAYHKGFFREQGIDLETIFMATQAVNAAFVRGDIDYSAAINGVIQGVLRGNPAKILACAIDRPLISLIARKDIRGPQDLKGKKIGGSTPGGTASLMADTALKHLGFQAGRDVTVVPLRDNRLAALESGVVDAALLGVPDNIIAVDRGYNELLFVGDIVNFPQNAIGASAKKIQENPDEVYAMVRGALRALIFVLEPRNRDEVINIIVKQWKLADKRVATEMLRQFNRGMARDLMAKPEGMQLMIDLVREDSKVSQPFTIPQVVDYSFLEKARRDLGASR
- a CDS encoding GGDEF domain-containing protein, with the protein product MMKLLTPPLSARHKGIVGLFALVCANFLAYCELVLSDGLNFSYLYLLPVFLASWFASRAMGITVGIWASAVWFAGEMILARNYANASTPMWNLLTRAGAFVASAAILAQLRAKFEEMSKLAARDFLTGLPNGNAFYELAASEMNQASSTEPLTLATILVTGVQMVNYRFGYSAGDRVLCTIAKTIQQQAPRPDLVGRMGGTSFSVLLPNTTSENAHAILQKIHEALDVQRHQFAGPVTFCFSAIACAESTKTLAELLYQADNQMESIKVAGKDHIQISPVEDMPALN
- a CDS encoding extracellular solute-binding protein, with translation MNVRIYSPRRRAVLTTAALILALVSVIISTASARAASALAKSESLAEIYERAKKEGQLTIYAALSANSIDVIFAAFRKRFPGVTIDHIDLTGDKLIARIVTEARGGRVLADVFGSALPYTMQITEQKMLEPLAIPEMAAYPASLKSDFWFATDTQFFITGWNTNLVKKGDEPKNFEDLANPKWKDKLMGESRDFQLLVGLAKGKYKNDDKALDLIKRIALNQPEFHRGHSQLAEFLVAGQSAVCFTCYAHHFPPRVKKGAPVQALLSEGVGEIGGSVGILKGAPHPAAALLWARWVASEEGQRVYAQAGETPAHPKVEPVEKIRPASAYMLSQDDVKEFPRYEKLWKEVFQIR